One region of Scophthalmus maximus strain ysfricsl-2021 chromosome 13, ASM2237912v1, whole genome shotgun sequence genomic DNA includes:
- the prg4b gene encoding proteoglycan 4b isoform X3, with translation MKMSSAALRAVTLLTCALTFGAAQTSCKGRCGAEYYRGYMCQCDYTCLPYGECCKDYESQCTTKNSCKGRCGETFKRGRPCSCDSSCIKYKQCCPDYKTHCDAEDDHMIPLVSPTSSLPDDSSDDMFSNILPTDEFTDNAPEEASPAPESTSGYGPADHLDPGSTEPTLEPDALEFITETVTVFPQTEATPSQDEPTQADADSTDPISSTNPGATAPQPTTAVDHVSSRATPTSDPHTEVSPTASSPELETEGQGTVQPEDDIFPEAQKTEPTEASSHKPEATTLSLSTLASMSTGPTEVMSEGEMSQLTTFPASLTQDSTAAPDATTSNPETPSTENNSDDATTGPPPPVQTEQDASTSVSPAGPTHVPSSTAAAPADATDDVTQQVTAAGPVKVTPELTGRPQPPEPTPSQPQDKPEASTPSPAKPTLVDSTPKPEAKPLDVDSPGDYQADDSNDTNLCSGRPVGAVTTLGNGTTVVFRGHYFWFLGRNREPGPARGITQVWGVPSPVDTVFTRCNCHGKTYIFKGAQYWRYENDALDPGYPKVVATGFDGLRGQITAALSVPQHKRRRESVYFFKRGGLVQKYSYQFGTSPTCGRRAQYAVHTVRNRIARQAVSLLGPTINIRTSWRGFPTTITAAVSVPNTREPEGYKYYVFSRTKSYNVRMDGEHPVVAAPAANVSPQSNNFVKCPKN, from the exons ATGAAGATGTCCTCCGCCGCGCTCCGTGCTGTCACTCTGCTCACATGCGCCCTGACATTCGGTGCTGCTCAGA CGAGCTGCAAAGGACGCTGTGGTGCTGAGTACTACAGGGGCTACATGTGCCAGTGTGACTACACCTGCCTGCCTTACGGAGAGTGCTGTAAAGACTATGAATCTCAATGCACCACGA AGAACTCATGTAAAGGTCGATGTGGGGAAACCTTCAAGAGGGGCCGCCCGTGCAGCTGCGACTCCAGCTGCATCAAGTACAAGCAGTGTTGTCCAGATTACAAGACCCACTGTGATGCGGAGG ATGACCACATGATTCCTCTTGTCAGTCCGACGTCATCTCTACCAGATGACTCCAGTGATG ATATGTTCAGCAATATCCTCCCAACCGATGAATTCACCGACAATGCACCGGAGGAGGCAAGTCCGGCTCCCGAGAGCACCAGCGGGTATGGACCGGCTGACCACCTGGATCCAGGTTCTACCGAGCCCACCCTGGAGCCAGACGCTCTGGAGTTCATCACGGAGACAGTGACGGTCTTTCCTCAGACAGAAGCGACTCCCTCACAGGATGAACCAACACAGGCTGACGCGG ATTCCACGGATCCCATCAGCTCAACCAACCCAGGAGCAACTGCCCCTCAGCCCACCACGGCGGTCGACCACGTCTCCAGCCGGGCGAccccgacctctgaccctcaCACAGAGGTTTCTCCCACAGCGAGCTCCCCGgagctggagacagaggggCAGGGAACAGTGCAGCCAGAGGACGACATTTTTCCAGAGGCACAGAAGACAGAACCGACGGAAGCCTCTTCCCATAAGCCGGAGGCTACGACACTATCCCTCAGCACGCTGGCCTCGATGTCCACAGGACCCACGGAGGTAATGTCAGAGGGGGAAATGTCTCAGCTCACCACCTTCCCTGCCTCATTGACGCAGGATTCCACAGCCGCCCCAGACGCGACCACGTCAAACCCAGAAACGCCATCTACTGAGAACAACTCAGACGACGCCACAACAGGCCCTCCGCCCCCTGTTCAGACGGAACAAGATGCCTCCACCAGCGTTTCTCCAGCGGGGCCCACTCACGTTCCCTCATCCACAGCAGCGGCACCGGCAGACGCCACGGATGATGTTACACAGCAGGTAACCGCTGCCGGTCCGGTCAAAGTTACCCCCGAGCTGACCGGCCGACCCCAACCACCGGAACCCACTCCCTCACAACCCCAGGACAAACCTGAGGCCAGTACCCCTTCGCCTGCTAAACCAACTCTGGTTGATTCCACCCCCAAACCCGAGGCGAAGCCTCTGGACGTAGACAGTCCAGGAGACTACCAAGCAG ATGACAGCAACGACACAAACCTGTGTAGTGGGCGACCGGTCGGTGCGGTTACCACACTGGGGAACGGCACAACGGTGGTTTTCAGAG GGCACTACTTCTGGTTCCTGGGCAGAAACAGGGAGCCAGGTCCGGCCCGAGGCATCACACAAGTGTGGGGCGTCCCTTCCCCCGTTGACACCGTGTTCACCCGCTGCAACTGTCACggcaaaacatacattttcaag GGAGCCCAGTACTGGAGATATGAAAACGACGCGCTGGACCCCGGATATCCTAAAGTCGTTGCAACAGGCTTCGACGGGCTTCGGGGTCAGATCacagctgctctgtctgtgcctcagcacaagaggaggagggagtccGTCTACTTCTTCAAGAGAG GGGGACTGGTCCAGAAATACTCATACCAGTTTGGCACCAGCCCAACGTGTGGCAGGAGAGCCCAGTACGCCGTTCACACCGTCCGCAACCGGATAGCTCGACAAGCAG TGTCTCTCCTGGGCCCAACCATCAACATCCGGACGTCCTGGAGAGGTTTCCCCACCACCATCACAGCTGCCGTGTCCGTTCCCAAcaccagagaaccagagggatACAAATACTACGTCTTCTCAAGAA CCAAATCCTACAACGTGAGGATGGACGGTGAACATCCCGTGGTTGCTGCTCCTGCGGCCAACGTGTCACCTCAGAGCAACAACTTTGTCAAATGCCCAAAGAACTGA
- the prg4b gene encoding proteoglycan 4b isoform X2 — translation MKMSSAALRAVTLLTCALTFGAAQTSCKGRCGAEYYRGYMCQCDYTCLPYGECCKDYESQCTTKNSCKGRCGETFKRGRPCSCDSSCIKYKQCCPDYKTHCDAEEPTLTEAKEQPSPVSEENIADDHMIPLVSPTSSLPDDSSDDMFSNILPTDEFTDNAPEEASPAPESTSGYGPADHLDPGSTEPTLEPDALEFITETVTVFPQTEATPSQDEPTQADADSTDPISSTNPGATAPQPTTAVDHVSSRATPTSDPHTEVSPTASSPELETEGQGTVQPEDDIFPEAQKTEPTEASSHKPEATTLSLSTLASMSTGPTEVMSEGEMSQLTTFPASLTQDSTAAPDATTSNPETPSTENNSDDATTGPPPPVQTEQDASTSVSPAGPTHVPSSTAAAPADATDDVTQQVTAAGPVKVTPELTGRPQPPEPTPSQPQDKPEASTPSPAKPTLVDSTPKPEAKPLDVDSPGDYQADDSNDTNLCSGRPVGAVTTLGNGTTVVFRGHYFWFLGRNREPGPARGITQVWGVPSPVDTVFTRCNCHGKTYIFKGAQYWRYENDALDPGYPKVVATGFDGLRGQITAALSVPQHKRRRESVYFFKRGGLVQKYSYQFGTSPTCGRRAQYAVHTVRNRIARQAVSLLGPTINIRTSWRGFPTTITAAVSVPNTREPEGYKYYVFSRTKSYNVRMDGEHPVVAAPAANVSPQSNNFVKCPKN, via the exons ATGAAGATGTCCTCCGCCGCGCTCCGTGCTGTCACTCTGCTCACATGCGCCCTGACATTCGGTGCTGCTCAGA CGAGCTGCAAAGGACGCTGTGGTGCTGAGTACTACAGGGGCTACATGTGCCAGTGTGACTACACCTGCCTGCCTTACGGAGAGTGCTGTAAAGACTATGAATCTCAATGCACCACGA AGAACTCATGTAAAGGTCGATGTGGGGAAACCTTCAAGAGGGGCCGCCCGTGCAGCTGCGACTCCAGCTGCATCAAGTACAAGCAGTGTTGTCCAGATTACAAGACCCACTGTGATGCGGAGG AGCCAACTCTGACCGAAGCAAAGGAGCAGCCTTCTCCTGTCAGCGAGGAAAACATTGCGG ATGACCACATGATTCCTCTTGTCAGTCCGACGTCATCTCTACCAGATGACTCCAGTGATG ATATGTTCAGCAATATCCTCCCAACCGATGAATTCACCGACAATGCACCGGAGGAGGCAAGTCCGGCTCCCGAGAGCACCAGCGGGTATGGACCGGCTGACCACCTGGATCCAGGTTCTACCGAGCCCACCCTGGAGCCAGACGCTCTGGAGTTCATCACGGAGACAGTGACGGTCTTTCCTCAGACAGAAGCGACTCCCTCACAGGATGAACCAACACAGGCTGACGCGG ATTCCACGGATCCCATCAGCTCAACCAACCCAGGAGCAACTGCCCCTCAGCCCACCACGGCGGTCGACCACGTCTCCAGCCGGGCGAccccgacctctgaccctcaCACAGAGGTTTCTCCCACAGCGAGCTCCCCGgagctggagacagaggggCAGGGAACAGTGCAGCCAGAGGACGACATTTTTCCAGAGGCACAGAAGACAGAACCGACGGAAGCCTCTTCCCATAAGCCGGAGGCTACGACACTATCCCTCAGCACGCTGGCCTCGATGTCCACAGGACCCACGGAGGTAATGTCAGAGGGGGAAATGTCTCAGCTCACCACCTTCCCTGCCTCATTGACGCAGGATTCCACAGCCGCCCCAGACGCGACCACGTCAAACCCAGAAACGCCATCTACTGAGAACAACTCAGACGACGCCACAACAGGCCCTCCGCCCCCTGTTCAGACGGAACAAGATGCCTCCACCAGCGTTTCTCCAGCGGGGCCCACTCACGTTCCCTCATCCACAGCAGCGGCACCGGCAGACGCCACGGATGATGTTACACAGCAGGTAACCGCTGCCGGTCCGGTCAAAGTTACCCCCGAGCTGACCGGCCGACCCCAACCACCGGAACCCACTCCCTCACAACCCCAGGACAAACCTGAGGCCAGTACCCCTTCGCCTGCTAAACCAACTCTGGTTGATTCCACCCCCAAACCCGAGGCGAAGCCTCTGGACGTAGACAGTCCAGGAGACTACCAAGCAG ATGACAGCAACGACACAAACCTGTGTAGTGGGCGACCGGTCGGTGCGGTTACCACACTGGGGAACGGCACAACGGTGGTTTTCAGAG GGCACTACTTCTGGTTCCTGGGCAGAAACAGGGAGCCAGGTCCGGCCCGAGGCATCACACAAGTGTGGGGCGTCCCTTCCCCCGTTGACACCGTGTTCACCCGCTGCAACTGTCACggcaaaacatacattttcaag GGAGCCCAGTACTGGAGATATGAAAACGACGCGCTGGACCCCGGATATCCTAAAGTCGTTGCAACAGGCTTCGACGGGCTTCGGGGTCAGATCacagctgctctgtctgtgcctcagcacaagaggaggagggagtccGTCTACTTCTTCAAGAGAG GGGGACTGGTCCAGAAATACTCATACCAGTTTGGCACCAGCCCAACGTGTGGCAGGAGAGCCCAGTACGCCGTTCACACCGTCCGCAACCGGATAGCTCGACAAGCAG TGTCTCTCCTGGGCCCAACCATCAACATCCGGACGTCCTGGAGAGGTTTCCCCACCACCATCACAGCTGCCGTGTCCGTTCCCAAcaccagagaaccagagggatACAAATACTACGTCTTCTCAAGAA CCAAATCCTACAACGTGAGGATGGACGGTGAACATCCCGTGGTTGCTGCTCCTGCGGCCAACGTGTCACCTCAGAGCAACAACTTTGTCAAATGCCCAAAGAACTGA
- the prg4b gene encoding proteoglycan 4b isoform X1: MKMSSAALRAVTLLTCALTFGAAQTSCKGRCGAEYYRGYMCQCDYTCLPYGECCKDYESQCTTKNSCKGRCGETFKRGRPCSCDSSCIKYKQCCPDYKTHCDAEEEISGAASAAAPSKISSCDSVNNKKPTEPTLTEAKEQPSPVSEENIADDHMIPLVSPTSSLPDDSSDDMFSNILPTDEFTDNAPEEASPAPESTSGYGPADHLDPGSTEPTLEPDALEFITETVTVFPQTEATPSQDEPTQADADSTDPISSTNPGATAPQPTTAVDHVSSRATPTSDPHTEVSPTASSPELETEGQGTVQPEDDIFPEAQKTEPTEASSHKPEATTLSLSTLASMSTGPTEVMSEGEMSQLTTFPASLTQDSTAAPDATTSNPETPSTENNSDDATTGPPPPVQTEQDASTSVSPAGPTHVPSSTAAAPADATDDVTQQVTAAGPVKVTPELTGRPQPPEPTPSQPQDKPEASTPSPAKPTLVDSTPKPEAKPLDVDSPGDYQADDSNDTNLCSGRPVGAVTTLGNGTTVVFRGHYFWFLGRNREPGPARGITQVWGVPSPVDTVFTRCNCHGKTYIFKGAQYWRYENDALDPGYPKVVATGFDGLRGQITAALSVPQHKRRRESVYFFKRGGLVQKYSYQFGTSPTCGRRAQYAVHTVRNRIARQAVSLLGPTINIRTSWRGFPTTITAAVSVPNTREPEGYKYYVFSRTKSYNVRMDGEHPVVAAPAANVSPQSNNFVKCPKN; this comes from the exons ATGAAGATGTCCTCCGCCGCGCTCCGTGCTGTCACTCTGCTCACATGCGCCCTGACATTCGGTGCTGCTCAGA CGAGCTGCAAAGGACGCTGTGGTGCTGAGTACTACAGGGGCTACATGTGCCAGTGTGACTACACCTGCCTGCCTTACGGAGAGTGCTGTAAAGACTATGAATCTCAATGCACCACGA AGAACTCATGTAAAGGTCGATGTGGGGAAACCTTCAAGAGGGGCCGCCCGTGCAGCTGCGACTCCAGCTGCATCAAGTACAAGCAGTGTTGTCCAGATTACAAGACCCACTGTGATGCGGAGG AGGAAATCAGTGGAGCGGCCAGTGCAGCAGCACCGTCGAAGATTAGTTCATGTGATAGTGTAAACAATAAGAAACCCACAG AGCCAACTCTGACCGAAGCAAAGGAGCAGCCTTCTCCTGTCAGCGAGGAAAACATTGCGG ATGACCACATGATTCCTCTTGTCAGTCCGACGTCATCTCTACCAGATGACTCCAGTGATG ATATGTTCAGCAATATCCTCCCAACCGATGAATTCACCGACAATGCACCGGAGGAGGCAAGTCCGGCTCCCGAGAGCACCAGCGGGTATGGACCGGCTGACCACCTGGATCCAGGTTCTACCGAGCCCACCCTGGAGCCAGACGCTCTGGAGTTCATCACGGAGACAGTGACGGTCTTTCCTCAGACAGAAGCGACTCCCTCACAGGATGAACCAACACAGGCTGACGCGG ATTCCACGGATCCCATCAGCTCAACCAACCCAGGAGCAACTGCCCCTCAGCCCACCACGGCGGTCGACCACGTCTCCAGCCGGGCGAccccgacctctgaccctcaCACAGAGGTTTCTCCCACAGCGAGCTCCCCGgagctggagacagaggggCAGGGAACAGTGCAGCCAGAGGACGACATTTTTCCAGAGGCACAGAAGACAGAACCGACGGAAGCCTCTTCCCATAAGCCGGAGGCTACGACACTATCCCTCAGCACGCTGGCCTCGATGTCCACAGGACCCACGGAGGTAATGTCAGAGGGGGAAATGTCTCAGCTCACCACCTTCCCTGCCTCATTGACGCAGGATTCCACAGCCGCCCCAGACGCGACCACGTCAAACCCAGAAACGCCATCTACTGAGAACAACTCAGACGACGCCACAACAGGCCCTCCGCCCCCTGTTCAGACGGAACAAGATGCCTCCACCAGCGTTTCTCCAGCGGGGCCCACTCACGTTCCCTCATCCACAGCAGCGGCACCGGCAGACGCCACGGATGATGTTACACAGCAGGTAACCGCTGCCGGTCCGGTCAAAGTTACCCCCGAGCTGACCGGCCGACCCCAACCACCGGAACCCACTCCCTCACAACCCCAGGACAAACCTGAGGCCAGTACCCCTTCGCCTGCTAAACCAACTCTGGTTGATTCCACCCCCAAACCCGAGGCGAAGCCTCTGGACGTAGACAGTCCAGGAGACTACCAAGCAG ATGACAGCAACGACACAAACCTGTGTAGTGGGCGACCGGTCGGTGCGGTTACCACACTGGGGAACGGCACAACGGTGGTTTTCAGAG GGCACTACTTCTGGTTCCTGGGCAGAAACAGGGAGCCAGGTCCGGCCCGAGGCATCACACAAGTGTGGGGCGTCCCTTCCCCCGTTGACACCGTGTTCACCCGCTGCAACTGTCACggcaaaacatacattttcaag GGAGCCCAGTACTGGAGATATGAAAACGACGCGCTGGACCCCGGATATCCTAAAGTCGTTGCAACAGGCTTCGACGGGCTTCGGGGTCAGATCacagctgctctgtctgtgcctcagcacaagaggaggagggagtccGTCTACTTCTTCAAGAGAG GGGGACTGGTCCAGAAATACTCATACCAGTTTGGCACCAGCCCAACGTGTGGCAGGAGAGCCCAGTACGCCGTTCACACCGTCCGCAACCGGATAGCTCGACAAGCAG TGTCTCTCCTGGGCCCAACCATCAACATCCGGACGTCCTGGAGAGGTTTCCCCACCACCATCACAGCTGCCGTGTCCGTTCCCAAcaccagagaaccagagggatACAAATACTACGTCTTCTCAAGAA CCAAATCCTACAACGTGAGGATGGACGGTGAACATCCCGTGGTTGCTGCTCCTGCGGCCAACGTGTCACCTCAGAGCAACAACTTTGTCAAATGCCCAAAGAACTGA